Proteins found in one Oncorhynchus keta strain PuntledgeMale-10-30-2019 chromosome 2, Oket_V2, whole genome shotgun sequence genomic segment:
- the LOC118398806 gene encoding tubulin beta chain-like produces the protein MREIVYIQAGQCGNQIGAKFWEVISEEHGINCTGDYVGDSDLQLDKISVYFNESSFSKYVPRAILVDLEPGTMDSVRCGHIGHLFKPDNFIFGQSGAGNNWAKGHYTEGAELVEAVMDVVRKEADNCDCLQGFQLTHSLGGGTGSGMGTLLINKIQEEYPDRMMATFSVVPSPKVSDTVVEPYNATLSVHQLLENTDETFCIDNEAIYDICFRKLKLPTPTYGDLNHLVSVTMSGVTTCLRFPGQLNADLRKLAVNMVPFPRLHFFILGFAPLTNRGGLQYRALTVPELTQQAFDAKNMMAACDPRNGRYLTAAMVFRGHMSMREVDEQMLAIQNKNSSYFVDWIPNNIKTAVCNIPPPGLKLSATFIGNNTAIQELFKRLSEQFTAMFRRKAFLHWYTGEGMDEMEFTEAESNMNDLVSEYQQYQDATTEEEVFEDEEEEKGIA, from the exons ATGCGAGAAATCGTTTACATTCAAGCTGGCCAGTGTGGCAACCAGATCGGCGCAAAG ttctgGGAGGTGATTAGTGAGGAGCATGGAATCAACTGCACTGGGGACTATGTGGGCGACTCAGACCTTCAGCTGGACAAGATCAGTGTCTACTTCAATGAATCCTcgt TCTCCAAGTATGTCCCCAGAGCCATCCTAGTGGACCTGGAGCCAGGAACAATGGATAGTGTGCGCTGCGGACACATAGGACACCTCTTTAAACCGGACAATTTCATCTTCG GTCAGAGTGGAGCTGGTAACAACTGGGCTAAGGGCCACTACACAGAGGGAGCAGAGCTAGTGGAAGCAGTGATGGACGTGGTGAGGAAGGAGGCAGATAACTGTGACTGTCTCCAGGGCTTCCAGCTTACCCACTCCCTGGGCGGGGGCACAGGCTCTGGCATGGGGACCCTACTCATCAACAAGATCCAGGAGGAGTACCCCGACCGTATGATGGCCACCTTCAGCGTGGTCCCCTCCCCTAAGGTGTCGGACACGGTGGTGGAGCCCTACAACGCCACCCTCTCTGTTCACCAGCTTCTAGAGAACACAGACGAAACTTTCTGCATCGACAATGAGGCGATCTACGACATCTGCTTCCGCAAGCTCAAGCTCCCCACACCCACCTACGGAGACCTCAACCACTTGGTGTCGGTCACCATGAGCGGGGTGACCACATGCCTTCGCTTCCCAGGCCAGCTCAACGCCGACCTCCGCAAGCTGGCCGTCAACATGGTACCCTTCCCCCGCCTGCACTTCTTCATACTGGGCTTCGCCCCGCTCACTAACAGGGGGGGCCTGCAGTACCGTGCCCTCACCGTGCCTGAACTCACCCAGCAGGCGTTCGACGCCAAGAACATGATGGCAGCCTGCGACCCGCGTAACGGGCGCTACCTCACTGCGGCGATGGTGTTCCGGGGTCACATGTCTATGAGGGAGGTGGACGAGCAGATGCTGGCCATTCAGAACAAGAACAGCAGCTACTTTGTGGACTGGATCCCCAACAACATTAAGACAGCGGTCTGTAATATCCCACCCCCTGGACTCAAGCTGTCCGCCACCTTCATAGGTAACAATACAGCCATCCAGGAGCTGTTCAAGCGTCTCTCTGAGCAGTTCACCGCTATGTTCCGTCGCAAGGCCTTCCTGCACTGGTACACGGGAGAGGGAATGGACGAGATGGAGTTCACTGAGGCCGAGAGCAACATGAATGACCTGGTGTCTGAGTACCAGCAGTACCAGGATGCCACCACTGAGGAGGAGGTGTTTGAGGATGAAGAGGAAGAAAAAGGAATAGCCTAA